A region of the Halalkalicoccus tibetensis genome:
TGTCTCGTTGGTCGAGCCAGTCGATCCACTGACTGATGACGCGCTTGGCGTTGCGCCGGTAGTTTCCTGAGTCGTCGCCTTTGGCTTTCGCCTCGAGAAACTGCGTGAGTCCTTCTTGGAGTGTTGGAGGGCCTGCTGTGGTGGTTGAACCCTGGGGTTTCGGGTCGGGCATGGAGTTGGATGAGTAGAGGGCGTGGGGGGTAGTAAATCTACTTGTGACTTGTGACTTAATCAAAAGTGAATTGCCAGGCCGCTGAATCGGCTATATTTCGCAGATATAACGCTGCTAGCCCGAGAATGGCATTCTATAAACTGTATAGTACTACATAGAAACCTGAACTAAAGTTGCGAATCTTCTCAATACGTGCATGGGGATCTCCTGTTCTAGAGAGGATTAGTGGTGGTAGCTCCGGAAATCTTTTTAGATCACACATCGACCACAGTATCTGAAGGAAACAAAACTACAGCACAGTAAACAATGTTGATGTTAATGGGTATATACCGTCACAGGACCTTCAAAATTTAGAAGTACTGATTGAGCATCATCTCCAAATAAAATCTTTCCAGTTGGTGACTTTTCTGCCCCAGTAATGAATATATGGTCACAGTTATGTTTATCTGCTTCTGAAAGAACTACTTCTGAGGGCTCACCTGATGAAGTAATAATTTCATAAGATACAGTTAGATCCGATAACACTTCGTTAACCAACGTTTGTACGCTATCTGCTGATTTTTCTATTATATTACTAATACTATCTAGATCGTGGCTTGCTTGGTTAGCTTGACGCCGAACTTCCGCGGAGTATGCTTCTTCATCAATCACATTTAGCACAATCAAACTTGCTTCAGTACTCGCTGCAAGCATACCTGCCTCTTTGAGTAAGCGTGTACCTACGTCTGATTCATCCACGACAGCGAGTGCTCGCTTCATAATTAGTGCAATCTTACCTCTCCAATCGTAAATAAATTGTGCCCATCGAATACATGGTTCTAGTACCTTGCAGATATCCTTTGGTAGACTGTTCCCCTATAGAAAACAGTGATTCTAATCTCACATAGGATTACATACATACGGATGTTATATAACGCGCCCTAAATCATCGCCATTCACAAGAGGTCTTTATCAGTCGTTCCCAAGGAGGGAACATATTTATAATGGATTAGAGCTATTATGCCCTATGAGCAGAGAAGAGAAGTACTCAGGAAGAACAATCCGGTCAGTACAGCTATCATTTAGACTTATTGAGGCACTTCAAGTACAGGGTGGGGTAGGAGTGAGTGATTTAGCAAGCAAGCTGGGTCATTCAAAGAGTACAATATACAGCCACTTACGGACACTCGAACAAGAGAACATCGTTGTCCAAGAGGAGAGTGGATACCGGTTGAGCCTTCGAATGCTGGATATAGCAAACAGCGTGCGAAATCAGTTTGGCAATTATGAAGTAGTTCGCAAGGAGGTTAACAAACTAGCAAACGAGACAGGTGAAATAGCACAATTTGGTATAGAAGAATATGGAAAAATCTCATATCTTCATAAATCAACTGGTGATCAGGCAGTTGAGACTGCATCTGATATTGGGAAACAACAGCCCCTGTATTCTACAGCACTTGGAAAGACTATTTTGGCACACCTATCCAGACAAAAAATGTATGAGATCACAAGCAGAATAGACTACTCAAAAAAGACGCCTAATACGATTACCAACACGAGTGATTTGCATGAGGAACTTGAACAGATCTCTGAACGAGGTTATGGGGTTGATGATGAAGAAAACATCGAGGGGCTTCGATGCGTCGCTGCCCCTGTAAAGAAAGGAGATACTGTCTTTGGCGCAGTTGGGATTACTGGCCCATCAAGCCGGTTCACTAAACAACGTATTGAAAACAGTCTCTCCGACAAAGTCAAAAGCACCTCAAATATTATTGAGCTGAACACCAAGTTTTCATAGATATTGTAAATGGCTATTATTATCTAGTTGTCTCCGAAATACTCTGCATCAGTTGCTCATATATTTCTTCTATACGGCGCTGATCTTCGTCTAAAAATAACTTGACATATAATGTCATCATCATGTAAATATCAAATAGATGATATTATGCCGAACATTTATACTATTTCATCTATTATGTGCTGGTGTAACATGGCACGAATTAGCCGCCGCCAGCTATTAGGAGCAGTTGGAGCTGGAGGAGTAGGCCTGGTAGCAGGGTGTACTGATTTAATTGCCGGTGAAGATGATGAAGCCGGTGAAACAGGATTGGATGGAGGAACTTTAGATGAGTTACCAGAGATCTCCGCAACGATAGGGTATGATGCTGCTGAAAGTCGTACTGCTGAGTCTCATGTGGCAGCTGTTGCCTTTCAGGAGTATGTTGAAGATGCTACTGATGGCCAGTTTGATATTGAACTAGCATCTGGTGGTTCCCTAGGTTCAGATTCTGAGATGGCTGAGCAGATTCAAGATGGTACCTTAGAACTGCAGTCAGGAGCTTCTGAAGGCCATCTAGGGCCGTTTTATCCGAACTTCAACGTCTACGCGATTCCATTCATATTTGAGTCTGTTGAGCTGGCAACCCACGTACTAGACCACGAATATGGCGAAAGATTATTTGAAGATTTCCGCGAAAGTACCGGAATGCGTATTATTGGTCATTGGGACAATGGCGGCTTTCGCAGCTTTTCGTTCAATCAAGAAGTCACCTCAATGGAAGATTTCGAAGGACTTGATATTCGTATGCAGGAAATCGAGTCTCACAATGAATTAGTTAGGCAGTTAGGGGCGAATCCCACTCCAATCGATTGGGGTGAAACGTATACAGCCCTTGATCAAGGAGTCGTTGATGGTCACGATAATGCAATCCCCACAATGCTAATGGGGGATATTCATGAGGTACAAGAATTCATATTGATGTCTCAACATTTCTACTCAGCTGGTCATATGTTATGCGGTGACGACTGGTACCAAGATCTAGAACCATTGTACCAATCACTTGTTCGTGAAGCTAGCACATTTGCTTCACTTGAAGCCCGGCGGCAAACGGCAGCGATCAGGGAAACTGGTCGTGAGTATATGGAAGAACAAGGGGTAGAGGTATATGATCCTTCAGAAGAGTTTCTCGAAGAACTGAGAAATGCTACGCAGGATCCTGTGGAAGATATAATTAGAGAGGAGGTTGAAGATGAATCATGGGTTGATGATCTGTATGATGCTGTCGAAGAAAGTCGAGTGCAACTTGCAGAAGAGGAACTAAGCTAACAGAATAGTCCTCCAAATATATAGAATATTCCAACATCGCTGCAATCTTAAGATAAGATTGCAAAACTATCCAGAGTTCCCATACCTCTTCGCATGAAAAATTATAAGTGGGGCCTCACTTTCTATTCTGTATAGAGGTTCATGACACTCAGCGAAACCAAAACACAGTTGGCAGACAATTATATGAAATTTGCCGATCTAGTAGAGAAAGTTATACGAAACTTCACACAAGTATTGGGATTCATACTCGTAGTATGGGTTACAACTATGGTCATTACTCGACATGGTTTTGAATATGTACCGGTATGGGGGTTAGAAATTTCTGCGTTTTTGATGGTTTGGATCGTTTTTCTCCTTATAGGGCCATTAGTATACACAGACAATCATTTGCAAATAAAAGTATTTTTTAACAAAATACCCATGCCATTCCAGTATTATTTCCGTATGATTCAGTTAAGCGGAATTTTCGTTCTTGGTGCCATCCTTCTAGAATACGGAGTTGGGTACGCTGTAAATAGTGGCTTGAATTCAGTATCCCCGGGATTAGGAATCTATCTGTTTTGGGCTTATCTAGTAATACCTATCTCGGGATGCCTAATTATGTTCTTCACGGTCGCACGAGCAATAGCAATCACACGAGATAAGACAGAAATGGAACCAAAAGAATTCGCCGATGACTCTGAACTGAATAGGTTAGAAGACAATGTCTGAGTTGCTTCTACTTGCAGCTCTGCTTATCTTCTTGATGTCCATGATATTTCTGCGACTAGAGATTGCTTTCGCAATTGGGATTACCGGTGTGATTTGGGTTCTTATAGCTGGAGAACCCCTTACAGTAGTTGCATCTCGATCTTTCTCAGGTATGAATTCCTTCACTTTGTTAGCCATACCCTTTTTTATCCTAGCGGGTGAACTAATGAACAAAGTAGGAATATCTGACACACTAATAAAAATCGCTAATATGTCGTTGGGTCGTATGCGTGGAGGACTGGCACAAGCAAATATTGGATCTAGTATGCTATTCGCTGGTATCTCTGGGTCTGCTATTGCAGACGTGGCCGCCCTCGGAACAGTGTTTGTCCCACGAATGAGTGAAGAAGGATTTGATAGAGACTTTGCTGCAGCAGTGACTGCTGCTTCATCAGTCATTGGTCCAATAATTCCCCCAAGTAATAACCTGATTGTATACGGTGCCGTAACTGGTGTCTCAATTGGAGGCCTATTTGCTGGCGCCATTATCCCCGGCATCCTATTGGGGGTTACACTAATGGTTATGGTATACATATTCTCGTATTGGGAGGAGTATCCGAAATACAAACCAACTACAGAAGAGGAAAATTATCCAAAGTTAGTTGGAGAAGGAGTAGTTGCAATTACGATGCCAGTGATCATCATATATGGGATTATCGGTGGTTTCTTCACAGTGACCGAAGCAGCGGCAGTTGCCTGTGCTTACGCTATTCTTCTCGGAATATTCCTTCAGACACTCTCTATTAGTGATTTGTATTCTGCCCTATATGATTCGTTAGATATTACCGCACAGATATTCACGATGATTGGATTCTCTTTGATACTCGCTTGGATGCTAGCTAGACGAAATTTCCCCACAATATTTGGACAATTTATTCAGGATCTTGGAGTTGGACAAGTTGGATTTCTATTGCTAATTGCAACACTTCTTTTATTTATTGGAACTTGGCTAAGCATTACTGCAACAATAATAATGCTTGCCCCTACACTCGATCAGCTTGCTACAGCATTAGGTATCCATGAGCTACAATTCGGGGTAATAATGGTACTTGCGCTGGGCTATGGTCTAATAACACCACCGCTAGGAGTCAGTCTCTTCGCTGTTTCAAGCGTCGGTGATGTCAAAGTATGGCCAGTTGCCAAACGTGTCATACCATTTTATATTTGCTTTTTGATTGTCTTATTGCTGGTTATTCTTATCCCTGAGCTAACACTCTATTTACCACGGAGTTGGGGACTAGCTTGAACGGAATTGAACCCATAGAAGGGGTTGGCCGTTGATACCCGTATTATTTGATATTTCTGATAGACTGGTATTGGGGAGGTGATTAGTGAGACAGGAGAGTTAACGAACCCCATGTTATTTATAATTATGCAACAAAAGGCAGATAGAGAATCAATGACAGAAAGAGATAACGCTGGAGAGAAACGTAGAGGGAGCGATTACTTATACGAGGCACTCGTGGATTCTGGAATCAAAATTCTGGTCGGATTACCTGGTACTCAAACTTTGCCGCTCGACCGAACCGTTGCAGAACGGGATGAAATGCAGTATGTCATGGCTCGCCATGAAACAGCAATCCCACATATTGCATGGGGATACTATGAGTCTGGAGGAGATATAGCGGCGACAATAACAATTCCTGGACCTGGTGAAACCAATGCTATGCATGGCTTAAAGAATGCTTTCAATGATTGTGTTCCAATTGTACACATATCTGCTGATTCAGATCCAGATGATCGAGGGAAAAGCCCTATTCATGAGCTAGAACCAGAAACTTTTGATCATGTTGTAAAGAGTAACTACAGAATTGAGCGTTCCGTTGATTTCTTAGGAAAGATTCGTGATGGAATTGAAACAGCCCAAACGCCACCTTTTGGTCCTATTCGTCTTGGTATACCAAGCAGTCTTCTTGACAGTGAATTTACGACGATGGACGGAATCGCTTCATCGTCAGGAACGTCAACGACATATGAAAACGAGTATCAGATGGCCGTAGAACGGCTCAACGATGCTGAACGGCCAGTTGTGTATATTGGTGGTGGAGCTCGACGTTCAACAGGAAGCAAATCCGCCATCAAAAATCTTGTTAATCATCTAAACTCTCCGGTAGTCAGTACCTACAAAGGAAAAGGTGTCTTTCCAGAAGATGATCCTCGATTCATGGGTGTCACAGGCAGTCATCTCCCAGCAGGTGCTAAAGACGTACTAAGATCTGCAGATACAGTGCTCGCTTTAGGAACTGATTTTGACGGTGTTACCACGTCAAATTGGGCACTTCCGTTAGGAGATACGCTTATCCATGTCAACATAGATATGTCCGATACTAATGTCGCTTATAGTACCGATATAACCCTTGTTGATGATGTAGCCAAGGCCGCTGAAAAACTGTCTGATGCCGTAAGAGATAAGCAACAATCGCAGTTAGGATGGGATGGTGCAAATATTGCTACCGATGTTCGTAATGAGTACTTCAAGGAGCTCGACAAAAAAGGATTGTTTGCATCTGACGGGTTAATCAACACGCCGCAAGTACTTCAAACGCTTCGAGAAATTTTACCTCGGGAAACGATTGTCACGACTGATGTAGGTGGGTTCCGTTTATGGGCCGCTCAAGTGTTCGAATCCTATGACCAAAACACATATATCACTGCTGGTTCGTGGGGAGGAATGGGTGTAGGTCTTCCCGCCGCAATTGGTGCACAACTGGCAAATCCAGAACGGCCAGTTGTGGCATTGACAGGTGATGGTAGCTTAATGATGTGCATTCAAGAACTCCATACTGCTGTAGAATACGACTTAGATCTAACTACTATCGTATTCAATAATTCTGATTATGGTGTAATTAGTAAATCACCAGAAATTGATCAATATACTGAAGGTCACCAATTTCAGTGGTCTTCACCTGATTTTGCAACGATTGCTGAAGGATTCGGATGCTGTAGTGATTCCGTAGAAACAATCTCTGAAGTCCGCGATCTAGTCACTGCTGCACTAACTCATAGAAGTGGTCCAGAATTAATCGATATTCAAGTGGATCCGTCTGAACCTACCGCTGCAGCAGCTGCAGAGTATACTTCTTCATTCGATCCCCAGGAATATGAATAATACATTATAATTGATGTATGGTTTATAGTTATATTTATTGAGTGACTTTTGTCGTCATTCAATAGGAATCGTACTATCCATTATTTCTGAATAATACTTCTCAGCCCGCTGTCTATCTGAGCCAGAAAGATTTACTAGAGGCTCTCGAACTGGACCTCCTTCTAATCCGGCTAGGTCCATTCCGTATTTTACAGCGGGTATATTATTTGCGGCAGAGATCCTATTATTGTCGCCTGATTCTGCACGAAGAGTTTCGTACGGTCGGGCGAGATTCCTTATTCGTCGGGCCTGCTCGAAATTATTATTTGATAGCGCACTATGCAGTTTCAGTGGCAGTTCTGGGACGAAGTTTCCGATACCAGTTGTGAAGCCTTCCGCTCCCTCTAATGCAAATGCGGGTGCGAATCTTTCCGCAATACCATTTACACAGACGAAGTCATTAGGTACACTCTCAACAATTTTTGAGAATCCCTCGATATCGTTCACCGCGTATTTTATACCAATAATGTTTTCTACACCTGCTAGTTTTGTTACCACCTTGTTACTGATCTCAGGACCGCGCTTGTAAAGAACTACAGGAAGATCAGTCGCTTTAGCTATATTTCGATAGTATTGTTCAATACCGGTCTCATGGAGATAAGTGTGATCAGGATGCATTATCATAATACCGTCTACACCCAAACTATTATACTCCTCGGATAATTTTTTGACCGTTTTGGTACTACCTGCTACTCCTGCAATGACAACACTATCAGTAGATACAGCCTCAACCGTTGATGACGAGACATTCACGCGTTCGTCATGTGTCAATGAATAATATTCTCCAGTATTCCCACAGGGAATGTAGAGCTGGCCACCAGCATCTTCTATTGCTTGGAGATTATTTTTATAATCTTCGTACTTAATATTTTTCTCACTGTTATCGGTGAATGGGATTGCGGTGGTAAATGCAACACCTTGCAGAGCTTTTCTTGTTGTCTGATAGTTCATCTATTACTCCATACAAACTGCCACCTAATAGAATTTTGGGTGAATTTTCGATAAGTCATCAAGATGTGAGGCCAGCGTCGTTGGGAAAAACGTTCCCGATGGACGAACCGGAGGATTACAAGCATATGATTGTAACCATTGATATGGTATTGATTGTTTATACCACCCAATCTGATCTGCGAGAGAATAACCGGTAAATTTGTTCCCTAGCCGGGAATGGACACACTCCAGTTACCTAGTATAGGTTGTTGATTATTGAATAGTAACTCTACAAACAACCACAGCAATAATTGCCGGATCAATTTTACTTACTAATCTCCGGCTTAGGTATCGAACATGGAGATAGCAAAGGTAAGAGGATATGCACTGTCATCCCCAATCAACCCAGTTCAAAGCCGAGAATTTCACGGAGGAGTTCGCCGACTACTAAAACGAGACATCGTTCTTGTGGTTATTGAGACAAAAGATGGGGAACAAGGATTTGCCCCTGGCGGCGCGAGTAGTTCTGCTATGAGGGAGTACTTTGAGGATGAGTCGCAGATGCTATTTTCAGATCTTGTTAACGAAGAGATAGCACCAGCATTAGAAGGCACATCAATCCAGGAAGTTGAGGATGCACATGATATAATAGATAATACAGACCTTCCTGAACGAGTATGCCATGAAGCTGCATCTGCTGTCGATGTAGCACTATACGACCTGAAAGGTAAGCGAACTGGCACTCCAATCTATGAATTACTCTCTGATCGGTTTGATACGGAGCCGACAACATCACTGCCAATGTATGCAAGTGCAGGAATGTACATGCCACCAGAGGGCTATGAAGAACAGGCACGTATCCTTGATGAATTAGGGTTCTTTGGATACAAATATCGTCCAGGTATTGGACCTGAAAAAGATCGTCATACAATCGATATCTTGAATGAGGTCACTGAAGACATTGAAATCATGCTTGATGCACACACATGGTGGAAGATGGGCAACCATTCATACGGCTCAAGCACTATATCAGATCTCGTTGAATACGCAGGGTCCACTGGAGCCTACTGGATAGAAGAACCTGTTGAACCAGATGACCACGATGGATATCGAGAACTGAGTGAACTTGGCGCTTCATTAGCTGGTGGTGAAAGTAAGGAATCGCCACAGGATCTAATCGAACTCGCGCAGACTGGTGCAGTTGATTTTCTCCAAGGCGATGTTCGCCATCATCGCGGATTCACTGGTTGTTCAACAATTATTGAATTCTGTCAAGGAAAAAATATTGAATTTGTACCACATAATTTCGGTACTTGGCTTGGGTTAGTGGCAAATGCTCACCTGGTTTCAGCAGCACCAGAAGTAAACCTCCTCGAATATCCAGTTTTCGAGAACGATCCGGCACTAGAGTCTAGTAAAGATCCAGGAATGTATCCTTTCGAACTTGCTTTCGACATAATTGAGGAAGATCTGGAAGTGAGCAATGGTCATATCGAAGTGCCAGATGGCCCCGGACTAGGTGTAACGGTCGATCTAGATATAGTAGAAGATTATCCGGCCACTGAAGGTCCCTGGACAGAATTTCACTACAAAGATGAATAGAGGATAATATAAATAGCTATATTTCAATCCCCCGGCTTCTGCAAACCGCGGTTCATCAATTGTTTATATAATTCATGCAGTTGCGCCGTGATAAATACCTCCCCGACCAATTATTTAGTATCCTCTATCGGTCCGTCATTACTCATCACTTCAATTGGAAGTATGCAGCTCAGTTCTTGGTTAATAAGATCGAATGTATCTTCACATTGGGTTCATTTACTGTGACAAGTCACTGAATTATTCTTCGTAGGGATATACTTCCTCCCAACGTCGGCCTCGAGTGGGTAGTTAGGATTGGTTTTCTCCCACCATTTCTATTAGCTGGCTACTTTCGTATCAACCTATAATTTGGTTAATTTTCACATCTAATTCTTCGTAGAGTCGTTCTGCTCGGTGTTCGTCCTCCTCAGAGAGAGAGCGAATGGGTTCACGAACATGGCCTCCATGTAATCCCGAAAGATCGAGCCCCTTCTTGACCACTGGAACACTAATAGCTCCTTCCAGGTTATTGTCTTTTCCACGCTGCTCTCGGAGCCTTTGGTATGGCAAACATATATTTCGAAGCAACCGGGCGCGTTCCCAATTACCATCTGAAAGCGCATTGAACAATTCGAGCCCTACTTCCGGACGGAAATTGCTTACACCTGCAGAGAATCCTTCGGCTCCCTCTGCCCAAAAAGCGACCGCGAACGGTTCAGCAAGTCCATTGACCCAAACAACATCATCATCTCCTGCAGCGATACCTGCACCGAGTTTTGGGGCGTCTTTTAGTGCATATTTGACGCCAATTACGCTCTCAATTTGGGTTAGTTTTTCAAGATATTCGACTGAAGGATCGAATCCGCGCACGTATGGTATAAGTGGCCGTTCGGACGCCGTTGCAAGTTCACGATAGTACTGCAACAAGCCTTCCTCGTGAATATAGGTATGATCCGGGGGCATTATCATCATACCATCTATGTCGTTAGCGTCGTAACTTTCAATCAGCTCTTGTGCATCCGATGTACTCCCACCGACACCGGCCAGTATACACGCGTTGTCCGGAAGTGCTTCGACGGCAGTCTGCGCGACTTCGATCCGTTCTTTTTGCGAGAGAGAGTGGTATTCACTAATATTCGCCGTTGCAAGGAACGTGCGAACTCCTTTGTTATGAAGCGTTTGAGCATTTTCCTGTATTTTCTTGTGTTGTATCATTCCCTCTTCATCAAACGGCGTCAGAAGTCCAACTGCTACCCCTCGCAAGTGGTCTTGGATCTGATCTGCTGGCAGTACCATATATTGCTGATGTTCAACCAAGTATATAAAAACCACTACCCTTAGAATGATCGATTCAAATATTTTATGTGAGTATTTAGTAGGGACGCGTTCCTAAGGGAGGAACATGAGATTACAGAAATACGGATGTAAAATACTATTGAAAAGAATGAACTGGAAAGAGTGGGGAGATAATATGAGCCCTGATTCGCCAGTAACAGCGAGAAGAGAAGTATATCGATAGTAGGTATGATGGTTCCTCCACGAGGAACAGATTTACGTACTTGAAGTGAGAGAGGACATTATGGTAGATACTCAGGAACGGTATACTACTCCAACACTCCGAACAGTAGAAATTGCATTCAATATTATCGATACTCTGCGAGAGCAGGACCAACTTGGAATAACTGAATTAGCTAAAGAACTCGGCCATTCAAAAAGTACGATTCATAGCCATCTCCAAACACTCGAGAACAGAGAAATAGTCGTAAATGAGGCAGGGAAATACCGTCTGAGCCTGCGTATTCTGGATATGGCTAATGATGTTCGGAACCAAGTAGGGAATTATGATGTTATCAAAGAAGAAGCAGACACATTAGCCAATGAAACCGGTGAAATAGCACAGTTCGGCCTTAAGGAACACAGTTTAATTACATATCTCTATAAAGCGAAAGGGGAGAGGGGAGTGGAAACAGCTTCTTCAGTCGGGCGAAGGCAGCCCATGCACTCAACCTCTCTCGGAAAAGCCATTCTGGCTTATCTTCCTCACGAACGACGAGAAGAGATGATTAATTCAATGACGTTAGAACGGCAGACTCCTCAGACGATCACAGATCCCGAGCAGCTCCGTGCCGAACTTGATAAAATCACTGAGCGAGGGTATGCAATTGATGACGAAGAAAACCTCGAAGGACTCCGATGCGTAGCTGCACCAGTCAGAAATGGCAAAATAGTGCTTGGAGCCATCAGTATTACTGGACCTGCCAGTCGAATCACAGATGACGATCTCCATAACGATCTGGCTAAAGCCGTACAGCGAGCTGCAAATATTATCGAAGTGAATACAAAGTTCGCGTAATTAGAACCGATCAACCTGAACAGTTACTGGCCCTTCGAAGTTCAGAATTATTGACTGAGCTGTATCCCCAAATACAGCTTTTCCAGTTGGAGAACGTTTCTCTCCAGTGACGAATATATGGTCACAGTTTCGCTTGTTCGCCTCTGTCAATATAATATCTGGAATATCCCCAAAGACGCTATCAACCTCTACTTGCTTTTGTGCACTCTTAAGTTCAGAGACGCTAGGAATTGCATTATGGACTACTTCTACTGTTATTTCTTTAGACCGATCAATGAATTCATCTGGTTCCTCGTCGGTATCTGCGTGGTCAATGAAAACGTCTGTCGCTCCGAGTTGACGAATATAGCTGAGCCGCGCCTCCGAGAGGGAACGTGTCCGTACTCCTACGCGAATACCTGCTTCATACGCCATGGCAATTACACATAGATAGCGCACTAAATAAAAGTTGGTGCAGATAAAAGCATACGTTTCATATAAGTCAAATAGGATAAACTATCGAAATATTGATATCATTTAGTTGATCGTCACCTAGATCGAACTCAAGTGAGATCGTCTCGAACACGAGCGTGACACGCTTGAAGATGATATCCTGAAGCTCGAATCTCGACTTGAGGAAAACATTGAAACAGGGGCTGTCTATGATCTCCTTTCGGGATCATTCGCAGTCATCTGATAATGGGATGACTAGTAATCTGTAGTCAATAGCTCTCGTAGATAGTTTTGATGATCGTAAAGTAGTCCATTCCTTCTTCACCCTGCTCGCGGTACGTTTCGCTCGAAGAAGCGTTCATCCCACCAAAGGGAACGTGCAGGTCCAGTCCCGACGTCGCTTCGTTTATCTTTACGATACCGAAATCAACATCCCCGATGAACTGGTTGGCTTCGGTGTGATCTTGAGTGGCAATCCCTGCTGTAAGACCAAATTCGACGTCGTTTGCGATCTCGACGGCCTCCTCGTAGTCGCTGTAGGAGGCAATGCCTGCGAAGGGACCGAAGACCTCCTCCTGCATGATAGTCATATCAGACTCGGCATCAGTGACGATTGTTGGCTCAATGAAATATCCATTCTCGTATTCCTCGCCTTCGGGCTGGCCGCCGCCATACGCGAGGGTTGCACCCTCTTGTTGGGCTGTTTCGATGTAATCAAGGGTACTTTCGAGTTCGCGCTCGCTTACCTGCGGACCCATGCCAGGGTCGTCGAGGCCGGGGCCGATCTCGATGGAATCAACGTAGTCGATTAGTTGTTCGACGAACTCGTCGTGGATCGACTCA
Encoded here:
- a CDS encoding universal stress protein gives rise to the protein MAYEAGIRVGVRTRSLSEARLSYIRQLGATDVFIDHADTDEEPDEFIDRSKEITVEVVHNAIPSVSELKSAQKQVEVDSVFGDIPDIILTEANKRNCDHIFVTGEKRSPTGKAVFGDTAQSIILNFEGPVTVQVDRF
- a CDS encoding IclR family transcriptional regulator encodes the protein MVDTQERYTTPTLRTVEIAFNIIDTLREQDQLGITELAKELGHSKSTIHSHLQTLENREIVVNEAGKYRLSLRILDMANDVRNQVGNYDVIKEEADTLANETGEIAQFGLKEHSLITYLYKAKGERGVETASSVGRRQPMHSTSLGKAILAYLPHERREEMINSMTLERQTPQTITDPEQLRAELDKITERGYAIDDEENLEGLRCVAAPVRNGKIVLGAISITGPASRITDDDLHNDLAKAVQRAANIIEVNTKFA
- a CDS encoding mandelate racemase/muconate lactonizing enzyme family protein, with the translated sequence MEIAKVRGYALSSPINPVQSREFHGGVRRLLKRDIVLVVIETKDGEQGFAPGGASSSAMREYFEDESQMLFSDLVNEEIAPALEGTSIQEVEDAHDIIDNTDLPERVCHEAASAVDVALYDLKGKRTGTPIYELLSDRFDTEPTTSLPMYASAGMYMPPEGYEEQARILDELGFFGYKYRPGIGPEKDRHTIDILNEVTEDIEIMLDAHTWWKMGNHSYGSSTISDLVEYAGSTGAYWIEEPVEPDDHDGYRELSELGASLAGGESKESPQDLIELAQTGAVDFLQGDVRHHRGFTGCSTIIEFCQGKNIEFVPHNFGTWLGLVANAHLVSAAPEVNLLEYPVFENDPALESSKDPGMYPFELAFDIIEEDLEVSNGHIEVPDGPGLGVTVDLDIVEDYPATEGPWTEFHYKDE
- a CDS encoding dihydrodipicolinate synthase family protein, which produces MVLPADQIQDHLRGVAVGLLTPFDEEGMIQHKKIQENAQTLHNKGVRTFLATANISEYHSLSQKERIEVAQTAVEALPDNACILAGVGGSTSDAQELIESYDANDIDGMMIMPPDHTYIHEEGLLQYYRELATASERPLIPYVRGFDPSVEYLEKLTQIESVIGVKYALKDAPKLGAGIAAGDDDVVWVNGLAEPFAVAFWAEGAEGFSAGVSNFRPEVGLELFNALSDGNWERARLLRNICLPYQRLREQRGKDNNLEGAISVPVVKKGLDLSGLHGGHVREPIRSLSEEDEHRAERLYEELDVKINQIIG